Below is a genomic region from Ascaphus truei isolate aAscTru1 chromosome 5, aAscTru1.hap1, whole genome shotgun sequence.
ATAGATGACTTAATGGACGTAATTCAATATTTGGTTCCTACTTTGGTTCCTACTTTGGTTGCCTTTTCACAAGAGATGTTGAGACCATGAACAgtactaagatcatatttgaaAATGTTTAGTGTGGCAAAATGTTAGTTTTATAAAGTACAGGTAGTGCAAAACTTCCTAAACTATGGCAGTGTGTGTATGAAGAACATATGATGCATAGTTTATTGTTTAAAATGAAACTTTGTATCATGATGAAAACCTGATTgacacaatttaaattaaaacaaaatggtgtatattttatttataactgGTATTAGTGAAAATAAATGAttaatgtaatattatttataatacagaTTTGTGAAAATAATAAAGATGTTTAACCTGTATAATGTAACAGCCATGCTGATTTTGATGCAGGTCCCAGATACAGGTTCTTTGTAGTACATGCCATTTACATCTGTGAATCATCCACTTCCCAATATACATGACTAAAAACATTTTTGATTCTTCGGGTGCACATTGAGATAAAAAGTTTAGCATATGTGGGCATATAAACACATATTCTGATGCGCCGATTTTACTATTAAAGTTACAGTTGCAACCCTTAGCACACAGGTCCCTTTAATAAGTACAAGCAGTGTATCTAATCATGAGGCTTGTGATACAAAGTGGCTCTCCATGCTAGCTGCACTATGCAAGGATAGTGGGCGAGCATTGAATAACTAAAGTTCCTATATTGTATTCCCCAAAAGTAACTaaagagacaaaagaaaaaattatAAATGGAGAACCTAAAGGCATAATATTGTACCTATTAACATAAGTTATAGCATCTAAAATATTCTCTCAACAAGTAAGCACCTCAGCTCAAAGCTAAAGAATATGAGCGAGAGACTTTTCTGTCATTGTGAACTTGCATCACTTAATTATGAGACATATATTAATGCATTCAATTTTTTTATACTTTACAGGGTGGTGTTCTTAATGCCGTAAGCGGGGTGCTTTCTGGAGTCGTTGGTGGCGTTCTTGGTGGTGTTACTGGTGTTCTTGGTGGTGCTCTCAGTGGCATTACTGGTGGTCTTGGTGGCGCTATCGGTGGCCTTACTGGTGCTGTCGGTGGCCTTACTGGTGGTCTTGGTGGTGCTGTCGGTGGCATTACTGGTGGTCTTGGCGGTGCTGTCAGTGGCCTTACTGGTGCTGTCGGTGGCATTACTGGTGGCCTTACTGGTGCTCTCGGTGGCCTTACTGGTGGTCTCGGTGGCCTTACTGGTGCTCTCGGTGGCCTTACTGGTGGTCTCGGTGGTGGTGGTTCTGGTAAAGGGTCTGGTGCTGCAAAAGGTGGACTCCTTGGCTAAATACAGGTAAATGTACAGCTCTTTTAAATTATTTTGCAACTCTGCATTTTTGGAATTCAGCTAATTGTAAAAGATTTCAAAATAAGGCCCATCCACCTCAGTCACATGAAAACTGGGAACTAAGAATAGGCAGGTTGTCTTATTTACAAATTATATAGGTAAAAAATGTAGATCAAGAAAACCTTTTAGAGAATAGAATCAATAGAATAATAGTTTCACTTTATTTAATTAGAGCAAGTAATCATCGTAAATAAACTTCAGCAGATGTGATCTACTTTGACTGTCCATATAATTTTAATACAGTTCAATATAGAAGAGGACTTTAAATATGTGAGTTGGTCTGGTGAACATTATTTCATATGATAGGCAGTAAAGATCGGGCAATTAATTGAACATACATTATGCAGATTAAACTAGTGTTTTTAGTTTAACCTTAAATCCCATGGctgtttaacttgtttattactaATGTAGAGATTGGTATAGTAATTAAGATCTCAATATTTGCTGAATTTGAAAGGACTtagattcattaaaaaaaaatagacatgTAAATTACAGATGAGGATTATAATTTATAAATGTACAGTTTTGCAGTTCAccaacaatattttttttaattctcagtTTGGACATTATAatatagtacatactgtactacaatgGGAGACAGTAATGGCATATATAAtatgtacagatgtacagtagtaaGACTTACTATTCCTGATATTGTGACAAAGTATGAGATGGTTTACTGCACGCAAGCTACAGAAAGCCAGCAAAATTATATCATGCTGTTAAGTGggttttaaaatgttatttgAAAAACACAGCGAATTGCACGTATAAGTGTCATGGATTGTTGCACAGTAATCTACCCAAGTGTGTCAGCACAAATTTTAAAGATTACCATTTTGACTCACATTTTAAACAGAATCAAaactccctatcccccccccctcctccataatgcattttctaaaataaaaaaatccactCTTGTACATTGTGCATATTGACTGTTAAATATCTTGGCAATGTTAACTTGGCTCACTATTGAGTACGGTATGTATGTGGGGGAAGGAATAGAGATCCAGTATGTCTGACCAATTAATCAGCATAAAATATATAACTCATCCATTTAATGACACAGCAGGAGACTTTACCTAAAAATAGTGTTTCAGACATTGAGAtcttgatgaaaaaaaaaaaaaaaaaaaatgaacagtgCTAGGCACCATTACATTAATATTCTATACAGCCGCACACCTTCCAATTAAACAACTCTCACCCCTGCTCTTGTGCTTTTTTTgtcataatacagctcaaccccgttataacacgatccgttacaacgcgaatccgcttacaacgcgatgcaagcgtggctcccaatttttgtatttatgaatactttacagcacgattattggtatcttaaatactttattgtacaatgcatacaattgtacattatttctaacgcgatccgcttatagcacaatgtgattctttggactccaagcacagagttataagggggttgagctgtagtagaAAAATAGACTGGACATATTTTTACATCGTAATCATGAATGAAGATACTGTACTAATGGAAAAGCCTTAAACATTACCATGTCAGTGAACAAAGATAATGTTACACAGGAAttattcttaattttttttttttttgcatatcttGCTTGTGGTCAGTAATACTTTTTGCTCcattaaaaacacttacagtgTACACAGTGCTGAGTATTTCAGGCACAAAAGCCCCTTCCTTGCCCATCTTACAATGTAATTTTGTGTCAGGGATGATAAAGCGATTTACTAAAGATCACAGCTGATATTGGGATTGTAACGGCGTTCTGTTCACTTGCTT
It encodes:
- the LOC142495413 gene encoding uncharacterized protein LOC142495413 isoform X2; amino-acid sequence: MFFILFRLEKSKGCTRCSDAEKYYMDRCIVEDLCLLLKLLTEDMKCSKPDFLHKMNIGIDINIFFNAVEHSKIDDLHKMLRPAGKLDIFVNKIVDALNGILKEVNMDLGKIIESQNDLLGGVLNAVSGVLSGVVGGVLGGVTGVLGGALSGITGGLGGAIGGLTGAVGGLTGGLGGAVGGITGGLGGAVSGLTGAVGGITGGLTGALGGLTGGLGGLTGALGGLTGGLGGGGSGKGSGAAKGGLLG